From the genome of Bos taurus isolate L1 Dominette 01449 registration number 42190680 breed Hereford chromosome 27, ARS-UCD2.0, whole genome shotgun sequence, one region includes:
- the LRP2BP gene encoding LRP2-binding protein, with protein sequence MKLTSEKLPKNPSYTSLSHFAAKNAKVFQWRKEKTDHYSHANLVDKALQLLKERIRRGDTMAYFLRGQLYFEEGWYEEALEQFEEIKEKDHQATYQLGVMYYDGLGTAADSEKGVEYMKKIVDSPCPKARHLKFAAAYNLGRAYYEGKGVKRSDKEAERLWLFAADNGNPKASVKAQSILGLYYSTKEPKELEKAFYWHSEACGNGNLESQGALGLMYFYGQGIRQDTEAALHCLREAAERGNVYAQGNLVEYYYKMKFFTKCVAFSKRIADYDEVHDIPMIAQVTDCLPEFISRGMAMASFYHARCLQLGLGVTKDEATAKRYYSKACRLNPALADELHTLLIHQRI encoded by the exons ATGAAGTTGACCAGTGAAAAGTTGCCCAAGAACCCCTCATATACTTCTCTATCCCACTTCGCTGCTAAGAATGCAAAAGTCTTccagtggagaaaggaaaagactg atcATTACAGCCATGCTAATTTGGTGGATAAGGCCTTGCAGCTCTTGAAAGAAAGGATAAGAAGAGGGGATACTATGGCATATTTTCTACGAGGTCAACTGTACTTTGAAGAG GGATGGTATGAAGAAGCATTAGAACAGTTTGAAGAAATCAAGGAAAAGGATCATCAGGCAACTTACCAGCTAGGAGTGATGTATTATGATGGCCTGGGGACAGCTGCAGACTCT gaaaaaggagtggaatatatgaagaaaattgtTGATTCTCCATGCCCCAAAGCAAGACACTTAAAATTTGCAGCAGCTTACAACCTTGGAAGAGCTTATTACGAAGGAAAAGGTGTTAAACGATCAGACAAGGAAGCTGAAAG ACTGTGGCTTTTTGCGGCAGACAATGGGAACCCAAAAGCTAGTGTGAAGGCTCAGAGTATCCTAGGATTGTATTACTCAACAAAGGAGCCCAAAGAGCTTGAGAAG GCATTTTATTGGCATTCAGAAGCTTGTGGCAATGGAAACCTGGAGTCCCAGGGTGCCCTGGGGCTCATGTACTTCTACGGACAAGGTATCCGCCAAGACACTGAGGCTGCCCTGCACTGCCTGAGGGAAGCAGCGGAGCGTGGCAATGTCTATGCTCAAGGGAATCTCGTGGAATATTACTATAAGATGAAGTTCTTTACAAAGTGTGTTGCATTTTCCAAAAG GATCGCTGACTATGATGAGGTTCACGACATCCCCATGATAGCCCAGGTCACGGACTGTCTCCCGGAATTCATCAGCAGAGGCATGGCCATGGCCTCTTTCTACCACGCGCGGTGTCTGCAGCTCGGcttgggggtcacaaaggatGAGGCGACAGCCAAACGCTATTATTCTAAA GCTTGTCGTCtgaatcctgcattggcagatgaactTCACACTTTACTTATTCATCAAAGAATTTAG
- the ANKRD37 gene encoding ankyrin repeat domain-containing protein 37 isoform X1 — MLLLDCNPEVDSLKHLLETGASVNAPPDPCEQSPVHLAAGGGLACFLLWQLQTGADLNQQLPQAINLTHQLPQECFGETKICCLVCKDVFGEAPLHKAARVGSMECLSLLVASDAQIDLCNKNGQTAEDLAWSCGFPECAKFLTTIKCMQTIKSREQPNKDHCVQVLRLKRSFGSEEYTSGKRKC; from the exons ATGCTGCTGCTCGATTGCAACCCAGAG GTGGATAGTCTGAAGCATCTGCTGGAGACCGGGGCCTCCGTCAACGCACCCCCGGATCCCTGTGAGCAGTCGCCCGTCCACTTGGCTGCAGGTGGCGGCCTTGCTTGCTTTCTTCTCTGGCAGCTGCAGACGGGCGCTGACCTCAACCAGCAG CTTCCTCAAGCAATAAACCTCACTCATCAACTTCCACAAGAGTGTTTTGGGGAGACTAAAATATGCTGTCTTGTCTGTAAGGATGTTTTTGGAGAAGCTCCACTACACAAGGCAGCAAGAGTTGGAAGCATGGAATGCCTCAGTCTGCTTGTAGCCAGTGATGCCCAAATTGA ttTATGTAATAAGAATGGGCAAACAGCTGAAGATCTTGCTTGGTCATGTGGATTTCCAGAATGTGCCAAGTTTCTTACAACAATTAAATGTATGCAGACAATAAAATCAAGGGAACAACCCAATAAAGATCATTGTGTTCAAGTGCTCAGACTGAAACGAAGTTTTGGAAGTGAGGAATATACAAGTGGGAAAAGGAAGTGTTG A
- the ANKRD37 gene encoding ankyrin repeat domain-containing protein 37 yields the protein MLLLDCNPEVDSLKHLLETGASVNAPPDPCEQSPVHLAAGGGLACFLLWQLQTGADLNQQDVFGEAPLHKAARVGSMECLSLLVASDAQIDLCNKNGQTAEDLAWSCGFPECAKFLTTIKCMQTIKSREQPNKDHCVQVLRLKRSFGSEEYTSGKRKC from the exons ATGCTGCTGCTCGATTGCAACCCAGAG GTGGATAGTCTGAAGCATCTGCTGGAGACCGGGGCCTCCGTCAACGCACCCCCGGATCCCTGTGAGCAGTCGCCCGTCCACTTGGCTGCAGGTGGCGGCCTTGCTTGCTTTCTTCTCTGGCAGCTGCAGACGGGCGCTGACCTCAACCAGCAG GATGTTTTTGGAGAAGCTCCACTACACAAGGCAGCAAGAGTTGGAAGCATGGAATGCCTCAGTCTGCTTGTAGCCAGTGATGCCCAAATTGA ttTATGTAATAAGAATGGGCAAACAGCTGAAGATCTTGCTTGGTCATGTGGATTTCCAGAATGTGCCAAGTTTCTTACAACAATTAAATGTATGCAGACAATAAAATCAAGGGAACAACCCAATAAAGATCATTGTGTTCAAGTGCTCAGACTGAAACGAAGTTTTGGAAGTGAGGAATATACAAGTGGGAAAAGGAAGTGTTG A
- the ANKRD37 gene encoding ankyrin repeat domain-containing protein 37 isoform X2, protein MLLLDCNPEVDSLKHLLETGASVNAPPDPCEQSPVHLAAGGGLACFLLWQLQTGADLNQQVTSLCNKNGQTAEDLAWSCGFPECAKFLTTIKCMQTIKSREQPNKDHCVQVLRLKRSFGSEEYTSGKRKC, encoded by the exons ATGCTGCTGCTCGATTGCAACCCAGAG GTGGATAGTCTGAAGCATCTGCTGGAGACCGGGGCCTCCGTCAACGCACCCCCGGATCCCTGTGAGCAGTCGCCCGTCCACTTGGCTGCAGGTGGCGGCCTTGCTTGCTTTCTTCTCTGGCAGCTGCAGACGGGCGCTGACCTCAACCAGCAGGTAACTAG ttTATGTAATAAGAATGGGCAAACAGCTGAAGATCTTGCTTGGTCATGTGGATTTCCAGAATGTGCCAAGTTTCTTACAACAATTAAATGTATGCAGACAATAAAATCAAGGGAACAACCCAATAAAGATCATTGTGTTCAAGTGCTCAGACTGAAACGAAGTTTTGGAAGTGAGGAATATACAAGTGGGAAAAGGAAGTGTTG A